A genome region from Maridesulfovibrio salexigens DSM 2638 includes the following:
- a CDS encoding ATP-grasp domain-containing protein, producing the protein MKTILVSGASGIVGYGILRSLRKVDCYKLIGIAAYNDSVAPAFCDTFELAPMTYEDGYIEWLCATLKKHNVDLAIPSIEIDMFHWREHRELIEKSGSFCLLNNPELVSLCGDKWNFFKRLQERAPEYAIESRLSGSFDELVGAFGLPFLLKPRRGYASRGIVEVGSQNIFGQFSDAFGQDLMAQAIVGTQELEYTTSAFFSKSSELCCHMTLRRKLSKEGFTEKAQVAEVSGMEKALCKLGDIFKPVGPTNFQFREEADGCLKLLEINPRVSSATSIRTAFGYNESVMSVDYFLDGKLPVQPKILRGEAVRYIEDKIFYDRDNF; encoded by the coding sequence ATGAAAACAATACTTGTTAGTGGGGCTAGTGGGATAGTGGGGTATGGTATTTTGCGGTCCCTACGAAAGGTCGATTGTTATAAACTTATAGGGATTGCTGCTTACAATGATTCAGTAGCGCCTGCGTTTTGTGATACTTTCGAACTTGCGCCAATGACTTATGAAGATGGTTATATTGAGTGGTTGTGTGCTACTCTTAAAAAGCACAACGTTGACTTGGCTATTCCAAGTATTGAAATAGATATGTTCCACTGGAGAGAGCACCGAGAGCTGATTGAGAAATCAGGATCTTTTTGTCTTTTGAACAATCCCGAGCTTGTCTCTTTGTGTGGTGATAAATGGAATTTTTTTAAAAGGCTCCAAGAAAGAGCTCCTGAGTATGCGATTGAATCACGACTTTCTGGTAGTTTTGATGAGCTTGTTGGAGCATTTGGGTTGCCTTTTCTTCTTAAACCTAGACGTGGCTATGCTTCTAGGGGGATTGTTGAAGTGGGCTCTCAAAATATTTTTGGGCAGTTCAGTGATGCATTTGGTCAGGATCTTATGGCCCAAGCAATTGTAGGAACGCAGGAATTGGAATATACAACATCAGCTTTTTTTTCAAAGAGTAGCGAGTTGTGCTGCCATATGACTTTGCGGCGCAAGCTTTCCAAAGAAGGGTTCACGGAAAAGGCTCAGGTTGCTGAGGTTTCCGGTATGGAGAAAGCGTTGTGTAAACTTGGGGATATTTTTAAGCCAGTAGGTCCTACTAATTTTCAATTTCGAGAAGAGGCCGATGGTTGTTTGAAATTGTTAGAAATTAATCCTAGGGTGTCATCTGCGACATCCATACGTACAGCGTTTGGATACAACGAGTCAGTTATGAGTGTTGATTATTTTCTTGACGGTAAACTTCCGGTACAGCCAAAGATCTTAAGAGGAGAGGCTGTACGATATATTGAGGATAAAATATTTTATGATCGGGATAATTTCTGA
- a CDS encoding NAD-dependent epimerase/dehydratase family protein, translating into MSDIAVVGGRSAVAQYLLPYLISCGHNPFSMGRSACDVRCDLLGDVQISLPKNVDCVVNLAALSKVETDQDFLNVAHVNALGALKVCAASRKAEAKHVIHVSTQYVFLDHNSPYYGAYSISKRYAEELIRCYCANYSVPLTIIRFPQIYDSQGIFSVHQPLVYMMAKNAELGKSIEIYGNNDALRNYMHVYDVVKIICKVFEKKILGVYDASFPENCRLSDVAKAAQRAFGHSENVFFLSDKAEIPDTIFNTSTELYDLINYFPRINMEQGMKLLARHQQDN; encoded by the coding sequence ATGTCTGATATCGCAGTTGTGGGTGGCCGTTCAGCTGTTGCGCAGTATTTGCTACCATATCTTATTTCATGTGGTCATAACCCGTTTTCTATGGGGCGTTCAGCCTGTGATGTGAGATGTGACCTTTTGGGTGATGTTCAAATAAGTTTACCCAAAAATGTGGATTGTGTTGTAAATCTTGCGGCACTTTCCAAGGTAGAGACAGATCAAGATTTTTTAAATGTAGCTCATGTAAACGCTCTCGGTGCTTTAAAGGTTTGCGCTGCTTCGAGAAAGGCTGAGGCGAAGCATGTTATACATGTTTCAACACAATATGTTTTTCTTGATCATAATTCTCCTTACTACGGAGCCTATTCTATTTCAAAGCGCTATGCGGAAGAGTTGATTCGCTGTTACTGTGCTAATTATAGTGTTCCGTTGACGATCATTCGTTTTCCGCAAATATACGATAGCCAGGGTATTTTTTCTGTCCATCAACCTTTGGTTTATATGATGGCTAAAAATGCAGAACTTGGAAAGAGTATTGAAATTTATGGTAACAACGATGCTCTTCGTAACTATATGCATGTATATGATGTTGTTAAAATAATTTGCAAAGTTTTTGAAAAAAAAATTTTAGGTGTATATGATGCAAGTTTTCCGGAAAACTGTCGCCTCAGTGATGTTGCGAAAGCAGCCCAACGAGCATTCGGTCATTCCGAAAATGTTTTTTTTCTTTCGGATAAAGCTGAAATTCCAGATACTATTTTTAACACTTCCACAGAATTGTACGATCTGATAAATTATTTTCCTCGTATAAATATGGAGCAGGGGATGAAATTGTTAGCACGTCATCAACAGGATAATTAG
- a CDS encoding class I SAM-dependent methyltransferase, which produces MNSELDKFVISYEGGREYDFDNKVLLNWYPRRVAELCNKGGSLLELGLGHGYTSPLFSKIFDEHVVVEGSSAVIDNFHRRNPNTEVEIINALFEDFETDKKYDVIIFGFILEHLEDPVLVLKRFKKFLVDGGRIFVSVPNALSMNRRLGNYAGFLDDIYKLTQNDLDLGHKKLYSVESLKQEMNDAGYVVERMEGLYLKPFTTAQILSLNLDDKVIEGLCKIGIDYPELCCGLLAEGRIDV; this is translated from the coding sequence GTGAATAGTGAATTGGATAAATTTGTTATTTCCTATGAAGGGGGCAGGGAATATGATTTTGACAACAAGGTGTTGTTAAACTGGTATCCCCGGCGAGTCGCTGAGTTGTGCAATAAAGGGGGATCTCTTTTGGAGCTTGGGCTTGGGCATGGTTATACCTCTCCTCTTTTCTCCAAAATATTTGATGAGCATGTCGTTGTTGAGGGATCAAGCGCTGTTATTGATAATTTTCATAGAAGAAATCCTAATACTGAAGTGGAAATTATAAATGCTTTGTTCGAGGATTTTGAAACAGATAAGAAATATGATGTGATCATTTTTGGTTTTATTTTGGAACATCTTGAAGATCCCGTTTTAGTTCTAAAAAGATTTAAGAAGTTTTTAGTGGATGGCGGGCGAATTTTCGTATCTGTTCCGAATGCTCTGTCTATGAACAGAAGACTTGGTAATTATGCTGGTTTTCTTGATGATATATATAAGTTGACGCAAAACGATTTAGATTTAGGGCATAAGAAACTTTATTCTGTCGAAAGTCTTAAGCAGGAAATGAACGATGCTGGGTATGTAGTTGAGCGGATGGAAGGCCTCTACCTGAAGCCATTTACAACCGCGCAAATATTATCATTGAACCTTGATGATAAAGTCATTGAGGGATTGTGTAAAATAGGAATCGATTATCCTGAACTCTGCTGTGGTCTTCTCGCAGAGGGACGTATTGATGTCTGA
- a CDS encoding WbqC family protein, which yields MNLSIMQPYIFPYLGYFHLIQATDSIVFYDDVNYIKGGWINRNRLLISGTPSFFTVPVIKASPNKKINEIYVSLSDKWVVKFLKSLRQSYGKSPFFEDVFPLVESVFFEQNVKLSSLAIDSISSVYKYLGIELNFVTSSGSFSDTQIFNGESRVLEIARKCKAKMYLNVSAGRHLYSHDSFSRQGIELRFLESDFPEYPQTVSSFVPGLSIVDILMNNSRDIVIDMFNDYRIVS from the coding sequence ATGAATCTGTCTATTATGCAGCCATATATATTCCCATACTTGGGCTATTTCCATTTAATACAAGCTACTGATAGCATCGTATTTTATGATGATGTGAATTATATTAAAGGAGGGTGGATAAATAGAAATAGATTGCTTATTAGTGGCACTCCTAGTTTTTTTACTGTTCCTGTTATAAAAGCAAGTCCAAATAAAAAAATAAATGAAATATATGTTAGTCTCAGCGATAAGTGGGTCGTAAAATTTTTAAAATCCTTAAGGCAGTCTTACGGTAAATCTCCGTTTTTTGAAGACGTATTTCCGTTGGTTGAGTCTGTTTTTTTTGAACAAAATGTTAAACTTTCTTCTCTTGCAATTGATTCAATTTCTTCGGTGTATAAATATCTTGGTATAGAATTAAATTTTGTAACATCGTCTGGCAGTTTTTCTGATACTCAAATATTTAATGGCGAAAGTCGGGTGTTAGAAATAGCGAGGAAATGTAAAGCTAAAATGTATCTAAATGTTTCTGCTGGAAGGCATTTATATTCTCATGATTCTTTTTCGAGACAAGGAATTGAATTGCGTTTTTTGGAGAGTGATTTTCCAGAGTATCCGCAAACGGTTTCTTCTTTTGTCCCAGGATTGTCGATAGTAGATATTTTGATGAATAATTCTCGTGATATCGTTATTGATATGTTTAACGATTATAGAATCGTCTCGTAA
- a CDS encoding glycosyltransferase family 2 protein has protein sequence MGSDNIKKVSIVVPVYNNEGSLIETCAQLHDEHKKSFNQYDFEIVFVDDGSKDDSWKVLQELRKQYDDIKIVKLSRNFGQASANLAGFNFTDGDVVVTISADLQDPITLIPEMLNKWEAGCEIVAATRKSRADGFLSSILSRIAYKIARSANPNIPKGGFDFYLVSRRAKDLLLSFKGRHHFFQGEIMWLGFPTAIIPYERKERKHGKSGWTLTKRISLFIDLILDSTTLPLRAMSIIGAGLALLGYLYAFAIFVSWLFGETPYLGWAAIMVTILGVGGQILLMLGIIGEYVLRIHESSRERPKFIVQDSE, from the coding sequence ATGGGCTCTGACAATATAAAAAAGGTAAGCATTGTAGTTCCTGTATACAATAATGAAGGGTCATTAATTGAAACTTGTGCTCAGTTGCATGACGAACATAAGAAGTCTTTCAATCAATATGATTTTGAAATTGTGTTCGTTGATGATGGGTCAAAAGATGATTCGTGGAAAGTGTTGCAAGAACTTAGAAAGCAGTATGATGATATAAAAATAGTTAAATTATCTCGTAATTTTGGGCAAGCAAGTGCTAATTTAGCAGGGTTCAATTTTACCGATGGTGATGTTGTTGTAACAATTTCGGCTGACCTGCAAGACCCAATTACATTAATTCCTGAGATGCTAAATAAATGGGAGGCAGGTTGTGAAATTGTGGCTGCTACGCGTAAAAGTAGAGCTGATGGTTTCCTCTCTTCTATTCTTTCTAGAATTGCCTATAAGATTGCTAGATCTGCTAATCCAAATATTCCAAAGGGTGGGTTTGATTTTTATCTTGTAAGTCGACGGGCTAAAGATTTACTTCTTTCTTTTAAAGGTAGGCACCACTTCTTCCAAGGAGAAATAATGTGGTTGGGTTTTCCTACTGCAATTATTCCGTATGAACGTAAAGAGAGAAAGCATGGTAAGAGCGGATGGACCCTTACTAAACGGATTAGCTTGTTTATAGATTTGATTTTGGATTCGACAACTTTGCCTCTTCGGGCAATGTCAATCATCGGTGCGGGGCTTGCTTTACTGGGGTATTTATATGCTTTTGCTATTTTTGTTAGCTGGCTCTTTGGTGAGACCCCGTATTTGGGTTGGGCTGCAATTATGGTAACAATTTTAGGTGTAGGTGGACAAATATTACTTATGTTGGGCATAATTGGAGAGTATGTGTTGCGGATTCATGAATCGTCTAGAGAACGTCCTAAGTTTATTGTGCAAGATTCAGAGTAA
- a CDS encoding DegT/DnrJ/EryC1/StrS family aminotransferase codes for MTKATYVTKPSLAPLHEYTKILEGVWESGILTHNGPLVQQLEKDLQAKLGLQHLVAVTNGTVALQLAIKALELKGEIITSPFTWVATVSAIKWEGCSPVFCDIDPETLNIDPDKIEALITDKTVAIMPVHVFGVPCDVDKIEAIAKKHGLKVIYDAAHAIGSKVEEKSVLDYGDISATSFHATKLFNTGEGGGCITTDSGLFEKLRRIRFFGHDAQGQIVEDGCNGKLTEIHAALGLANLKYYDEVFSARKEGYALYKELLGNLPGVSFQRCKVGVHNSSYFTVIFENEPTLLDVVQKLNDQNLYPRRYFYPSVNTFSKIVDYQPAPISEDISPRILALPLFWELGDEKIRRVVEIIAETLKK; via the coding sequence ATGACTAAAGCTACCTATGTTACCAAGCCATCGTTGGCACCTCTTCATGAGTATACTAAGATTCTTGAAGGTGTCTGGGAAAGTGGGATCCTTACCCACAATGGGCCTTTGGTACAGCAGTTAGAAAAAGATCTGCAAGCCAAGCTTGGTTTGCAACATCTTGTAGCTGTTACGAACGGTACTGTTGCCCTTCAGCTGGCGATAAAAGCGCTCGAATTGAAAGGCGAGATTATTACATCTCCGTTTACATGGGTGGCTACAGTCAGTGCGATTAAATGGGAAGGTTGCAGTCCTGTTTTTTGTGATATTGATCCGGAAACACTTAATATTGATCCTGATAAAATTGAAGCCCTTATAACTGATAAGACTGTTGCTATTATGCCGGTTCACGTTTTCGGTGTTCCGTGTGATGTTGATAAGATTGAGGCTATTGCCAAGAAGCACGGTCTTAAAGTGATCTATGATGCCGCCCATGCAATTGGTTCCAAGGTAGAGGAGAAAAGTGTTCTAGATTACGGTGATATATCAGCTACAAGCTTTCATGCGACCAAGTTGTTTAATACTGGTGAAGGAGGCGGGTGCATTACGACTGATTCTGGACTATTTGAAAAATTGCGCAGGATCCGTTTTTTCGGGCATGATGCTCAAGGTCAGATTGTGGAAGATGGTTGTAATGGAAAATTGACCGAGATTCATGCAGCATTAGGTTTGGCCAACCTAAAGTATTACGATGAGGTTTTTTCTGCTCGTAAAGAGGGGTATGCGCTTTACAAGGAGTTGCTGGGGAATCTTCCGGGAGTTTCTTTTCAGAGGTGTAAGGTCGGTGTTCATAACTCATCATATTTTACTGTAATTTTTGAAAATGAGCCGACTTTACTCGATGTGGTTCAGAAATTAAACGACCAAAATTTGTATCCTCGCCGCTATTTTTACCCTTCAGTTAATACGTTTAGTAAAATAGTTGATTATCAGCCTGCTCCTATTTCAGAAGACATTTCACCTCGCATTCTGGCGCTGCCGCTTTTTTGGGAGCTTGGCGATGAGAAGATTAGGCGTGTGGTTGAGATTATAGCGGAAACTTTGAAGAAATAA
- a CDS encoding Gfo/Idh/MocA family protein, with amino-acid sequence MRIGVLGTASIAVRSVIPALLGLEGDYELAGIASRNKDSVTEIAGQFNCNYFVGYDSLLTEKGLDAVYIPLPPSLHYKYAKKALLRGLHVLVEKPLACSLAETSELVDLARKNKLVILENFQFQRHSQLKTILDLVADGRIGDLRCVRSSFGFPPFKDAENIRYQKELGGGALLDAGAYPTKISQFFLGDDVSVGSARLFFDPQRGVDTWGGAFIKQNNGPLFSEIAFGFDHHYQCSLELWGSKGKLFTNRIFTAPPRVKPVIELSTSAGTELIELPADDHFKNMLMHFHRLTAECSEGLEIVYRESVTQARLLQEIREKNIND; translated from the coding sequence TTGAGAATTGGAGTCCTCGGAACAGCTAGCATCGCTGTCAGGTCAGTAATACCCGCGTTGCTTGGACTTGAAGGGGATTATGAACTGGCAGGTATTGCAAGTCGCAATAAAGATTCTGTGACCGAGATAGCAGGACAGTTTAATTGCAATTATTTTGTAGGCTATGACAGTCTGCTGACTGAAAAGGGTCTGGATGCTGTTTATATTCCCCTGCCGCCTTCGCTTCATTACAAATATGCAAAGAAAGCCTTGTTGCGCGGTTTGCATGTGCTGGTGGAAAAGCCTTTAGCTTGTTCTTTGGCTGAAACCAGTGAACTGGTGGATCTGGCAAGAAAGAATAAACTCGTAATTCTGGAAAATTTTCAGTTTCAACGTCACTCGCAACTGAAGACCATCCTTGACCTTGTTGCTGATGGGCGTATCGGTGATTTGCGTTGTGTGCGCAGCTCTTTCGGGTTCCCACCGTTTAAAGATGCTGAGAACATCCGGTACCAGAAAGAACTTGGAGGAGGTGCTCTTCTGGATGCAGGAGCCTATCCTACTAAAATTTCGCAATTTTTTTTGGGTGACGATGTGTCTGTTGGTTCAGCTAGACTTTTTTTTGATCCACAACGCGGAGTTGATACCTGGGGCGGTGCTTTTATTAAGCAAAACAATGGGCCGTTGTTTTCCGAGATAGCTTTTGGCTTTGATCATCACTACCAGTGCAGTCTTGAGCTCTGGGGGTCAAAAGGGAAGCTGTTTACTAATAGAATTTTTACAGCTCCTCCGAGAGTGAAGCCTGTAATTGAACTATCAACTTCAGCAGGTACAGAATTAATTGAATTGCCTGCAGATGACCATTTTAAAAACATGCTCATGCATTTTCACCGTCTGACTGCTGAATGTTCTGAAGGGCTGGAGATAGTCTACAGAGAGTCTGTAACTCAAGCCAGACTTCTTCAGGAGATTAGGGAGAAAAATATCAATGACTAA
- a CDS encoding NDP-hexose 2,3-dehydratase family protein, translating into MRRMFKHSNLLFLKSALAKDGISGDIDYVLKWVKAQADAVDVTVEKTSFDRLQSWSIADNGRLQHNTGRFFSIDGIRVQTNWDGGGKWDQPIINQPEIGYLGFITKEFDGVLHFLVQAKIEPGNLNKVQLSPTLQATRSNYTQVHKGNKPEYLDHFREATPEQILVDQLQSEQGARFLRKRNRNIIIRIDEDIPVKKNFIWLTLWQLKKLMHYENVVNMDTRTVVSGITYGSFESDTCDLVSYLLRGNGHSAPKDEFLNSTLSIEPAVHTEEEIITFLTHLKSIYDLDVERIPLPEVQDWVVRNDRIHHKEDKYFEVIAVSVAIEGREVGCWDQPMIHPMQSGICALVCKKINGVLHFIVQAKLECGNHDIIELAPTVQCLTGNYINSIKILPFLEYVLNAKEQNIVLDVMQSEEGGRFYQEMNRNIVILAADDFPEELPPTYIWMTLNQLHRFLKFNNYLNIQIRSLIAALPFT; encoded by the coding sequence ATGCGAAGAATGTTCAAACATAGCAATTTGCTTTTCTTGAAAAGCGCGTTGGCCAAAGATGGCATTTCTGGTGATATTGATTACGTGCTTAAGTGGGTTAAAGCTCAGGCTGATGCTGTCGATGTTACTGTGGAAAAGACAAGTTTTGACCGTCTTCAGTCATGGTCAATAGCTGACAATGGGCGCTTGCAGCACAATACCGGGCGTTTTTTTTCAATTGATGGCATTCGTGTGCAGACCAATTGGGACGGTGGCGGTAAGTGGGACCAGCCGATAATTAACCAGCCTGAAATAGGATACTTGGGATTTATTACCAAGGAATTCGATGGGGTCCTGCATTTTTTGGTTCAAGCCAAGATAGAGCCTGGTAATTTAAATAAGGTTCAATTATCACCCACCCTACAGGCTACCCGGAGTAATTATACCCAAGTCCATAAAGGCAATAAGCCTGAATATCTTGATCATTTCAGGGAGGCAACTCCTGAACAGATTTTAGTGGATCAGTTGCAATCCGAGCAGGGAGCACGTTTTTTAAGAAAAAGAAATCGGAACATCATAATTAGAATTGATGAAGATATTCCTGTTAAAAAGAATTTCATCTGGCTCACATTGTGGCAGCTTAAAAAGCTCATGCATTATGAAAATGTTGTTAATATGGATACACGTACTGTTGTTTCCGGAATAACATACGGTTCTTTCGAAAGTGATACCTGTGATCTTGTGTCCTACTTGTTGCGAGGCAATGGTCATTCCGCTCCTAAAGATGAATTCCTTAACTCTACTCTCTCTATTGAACCTGCTGTCCATACAGAGGAAGAAATTATTACTTTCTTGACACATTTGAAAAGTATTTATGACCTTGATGTAGAACGGATTCCTTTGCCAGAGGTGCAGGATTGGGTTGTACGTAATGATAGGATTCACCACAAGGAAGATAAATATTTTGAAGTGATCGCTGTTTCTGTTGCAATAGAAGGCAGGGAGGTCGGATGCTGGGATCAGCCTATGATACACCCGATGCAAAGTGGCATTTGTGCTTTAGTATGCAAAAAAATTAATGGAGTGTTGCATTTTATTGTTCAGGCCAAGCTTGAGTGTGGAAATCATGATATCATCGAGCTTGCCCCCACAGTACAATGTCTCACCGGTAATTATATAAATTCAATTAAGATACTACCTTTTTTGGAATATGTGCTCAATGCCAAAGAGCAGAATATTGTACTTGATGTAATGCAATCTGAAGAGGGAGGACGTTTCTATCAGGAGATGAATCGTAATATTGTTATTCTTGCTGCTGATGATTTCCCAGAGGAGCTCCCACCGACTTATATATGGATGACGCTTAATCAATTGCATCGCTTTCTTAAGTTCAATAATTATCTAAACATTCAAATTAGAAGCCTCATTGCGGCTTTACCTTTTACATAA
- a CDS encoding glycosyltransferase family 4 protein produces MKIAVIGGYGPSLLNFRGPMLRAMKDAGNDVYGIAPTDSPDVPEKLAKMGIKFIEAPIKRKGMNPAKDLAALFALIKILKEIKPDAVISYTIKPVIYGSIAAKLAGVKKIYSIITGLGYAFGQTSGKRGLLFKLVKNMYRVGLACNNTVMFQNPDDQDLFKTLNIIPQNKSTIVTNGSGIDLTHYTSSPVPQTAPVFLCISRLLKEKGVREFAEASLRLKKKYPQASFRLVGPHDHGPDSISDDLIATWQNGGVESIGPVDDVREELKNCSVYVLPSYREGTPRSVLEAMATGRPIVTTNATGCRETVVEEKNGFMVPVRDIFALESAMEKFILQPELLQQMGTASLEYAEQKFDVNKVNATIMKAMGL; encoded by the coding sequence ATGAAAATTGCAGTCATAGGTGGATACGGCCCGTCACTTTTAAACTTTCGCGGCCCCATGTTACGAGCCATGAAAGATGCTGGAAATGATGTCTATGGCATCGCTCCAACTGACTCTCCCGATGTACCGGAGAAACTCGCGAAAATGGGCATCAAATTTATCGAAGCCCCCATCAAACGTAAAGGGATGAATCCCGCTAAAGACTTGGCAGCCCTTTTCGCACTGATTAAAATTCTGAAAGAGATCAAACCCGACGCGGTTATTTCATATACGATCAAGCCTGTTATCTATGGATCCATAGCCGCCAAGTTGGCCGGGGTGAAAAAAATCTATTCCATAATCACTGGCCTTGGTTACGCTTTTGGACAAACATCCGGCAAACGAGGATTGCTCTTCAAGCTGGTCAAAAACATGTACCGTGTCGGGCTTGCCTGCAACAACACTGTAATGTTTCAAAATCCGGATGATCAGGATTTATTTAAAACACTAAACATCATTCCCCAAAACAAATCTACAATTGTCACCAATGGCTCCGGGATCGATCTTACTCACTACACCAGCTCCCCTGTTCCGCAAACCGCGCCTGTATTTCTATGCATTTCTCGACTGCTCAAAGAAAAAGGCGTACGTGAATTCGCCGAGGCATCCCTGCGGCTCAAAAAGAAATACCCTCAGGCCAGCTTCAGATTAGTCGGACCACATGACCATGGCCCTGATTCAATAAGTGACGATTTGATCGCAACATGGCAGAATGGCGGAGTTGAGAGCATCGGCCCAGTTGACGATGTACGCGAAGAGTTAAAAAACTGCTCCGTCTACGTACTGCCTTCATATCGCGAAGGAACCCCCCGCTCAGTACTTGAAGCCATGGCCACCGGGAGACCTATAGTTACTACTAATGCTACAGGGTGCCGCGAAACTGTGGTCGAAGAAAAGAACGGCTTTATGGTCCCGGTCAGAGATATCTTCGCACTTGAATCGGCCATGGAAAAGTTCATCCTCCAGCCTGAGTTATTACAGCAAATGGGAACGGCCTCTCTGGAATATGCTGAACAAAAATTCGATGTTAACAAGGTCAATGCGACCATAATGAAAGCCATGGGACTTTAA
- a CDS encoding sugar transferase, with protein sequence MTVKRGFDLIVSISALIVFFPVLVIVAIAIHKKMGGGVFFIQRRPGLHGKPFNIIKFKTMSDAKDEHGNLLPDSERLSKFGRILRSTSLDELPELVNVIFGDMSLVGPRPLLMQYLKRYSPEQARRHDVLPGITGWAQVNGRNAISWEDKFKLDVWYVDNHNLILDIKILYLTVARVFKREGISQPGQATAQEFMGNQEGK encoded by the coding sequence ATGACCGTTAAAAGAGGTTTTGACCTTATTGTTTCAATTTCAGCGCTGATTGTTTTCTTTCCGGTACTGGTCATAGTTGCCATTGCCATCCATAAAAAAATGGGAGGAGGAGTTTTCTTCATCCAGCGCAGACCGGGACTACACGGCAAGCCGTTCAATATTATCAAGTTCAAAACCATGTCGGATGCCAAAGATGAACATGGCAACCTGCTCCCTGATTCAGAACGGCTTAGCAAATTCGGACGCATCCTGCGCTCAACTTCGCTGGACGAACTGCCAGAACTGGTCAACGTCATTTTTGGAGACATGTCCCTGGTTGGACCACGCCCCCTGCTCATGCAATACCTTAAGCGCTATTCTCCAGAACAGGCCCGGCGCCATGATGTTCTCCCCGGTATAACAGGATGGGCACAGGTCAATGGACGGAACGCTATTTCATGGGAAGACAAATTCAAACTGGATGTTTGGTATGTGGACAACCACAACCTGATACTAGATATTAAAATTCTTTACCTGACTGTTGCCCGTGTTTTCAAACGTGAAGGCATCTCTCAGCCCGGACAGGCAACAGCACAGGAGTTCATGGGCAATCAGGAAGGGAAGTAA
- a CDS encoding acetyltransferase yields MKKIIIMGAGGHGQVVADALQLMEGANPIAFIDENPDLHDKEIMGIPVSGGNAAIANIEHDGIVIALGNNALRKRIFNDLIKSGENLFTVIHPSSVIAPNVSVGAGCMILAGTVINTGTEIKDNSIINTNSTIEHHNIIGPHVHVAPGSTLGGEVLVGEEAIIGIGATVLPRIAIGPKATLGGGSTAIQDIPEDAVAVGVPACVKT; encoded by the coding sequence ATGAAAAAAATCATCATTATGGGAGCCGGGGGACATGGACAGGTTGTTGCAGATGCATTGCAGCTCATGGAAGGAGCGAATCCAATTGCATTTATAGATGAGAATCCGGATCTACATGACAAAGAGATTATGGGAATTCCTGTTTCAGGCGGTAATGCAGCCATAGCAAATATTGAACATGACGGCATTGTCATAGCCCTTGGCAACAATGCACTACGCAAACGAATTTTCAACGATCTCATCAAATCTGGTGAAAACTTATTTACAGTAATCCACCCCTCTTCAGTCATCGCACCCAACGTGTCTGTTGGTGCTGGCTGCATGATCCTAGCCGGGACAGTCATCAATACAGGAACCGAGATTAAAGACAACTCCATCATTAATACGAACTCGACCATAGAACACCACAATATCATCGGCCCTCACGTTCACGTTGCACCGGGATCAACTCTTGGTGGAGAGGTTCTTGTCGGCGAAGAGGCTATAATCGGCATCGGAGCCACGGTATTGCCACGTATTGCCATCGGCCCCAAGGCCACACTTGGTGGAGGCTCAACAGCTATTCAAGACATTCCTGAAGACGCTGTTGCCGTTGGAGTTCCTGCCTGCGTCAAAACCTAG